From Solanum lycopersicum chromosome 8, SLM_r2.1, the proteins below share one genomic window:
- the LOC104648855 gene encoding uncharacterized protein isoform X1, with protein MEDLPIKGVFMSKICHKWKPPVPGSFKLNTDGAVKESPGPGGLGGVIRTIEVTRSLAFISKEAHVNSILARLLMEKLGAAMPTDIFREQNKVSDKLSQEGL; from the exons ATGGAGGATCTACCTATTAAAGGCGTTTTCATGTCAA AAATATGTCACAAGTGGAAGCCTCCTGTGCCAGGTAGCTTTAAACTGAATACAGATGGGGCTGTGAAAGAAAGCCCCGGACCAGGAGGCCTTGGAGGTGTTATCAGAACCATAGAGGTGACTCGATCATTGGCTTTTATCAGCAAAGAAGCCCATGTTAACTCAATCCTGGCAAG GTTATTAATGGAGAAGCTGGGAGCAGCGATGCCAACAGACATATTTCGGGAGCAGAATAAAGTGTCAGACAAGCTTAGCCAGGAAGGTCTCTAG
- the LOC104648855 gene encoding uncharacterized protein isoform X2, with amino-acid sequence MEDLPIKGVFMSSSFKLNTDGAVKESPGPGGLGGVIRTIEVTRSLAFISKEAHVNSILARLLMEKLGAAMPTDIFREQNKVSDKLSQEGL; translated from the exons ATGGAGGATCTACCTATTAAAGGCGTTTTCATGTCAA GTAGCTTTAAACTGAATACAGATGGGGCTGTGAAAGAAAGCCCCGGACCAGGAGGCCTTGGAGGTGTTATCAGAACCATAGAGGTGACTCGATCATTGGCTTTTATCAGCAAAGAAGCCCATGTTAACTCAATCCTGGCAAG GTTATTAATGGAGAAGCTGGGAGCAGCGATGCCAACAGACATATTTCGGGAGCAGAATAAAGTGTCAGACAAGCTTAGCCAGGAAGGTCTCTAG